The Vicia villosa cultivar HV-30 ecotype Madison, WI linkage group LG1, Vvil1.0, whole genome shotgun sequence genome includes a region encoding these proteins:
- the LOC131651243 gene encoding uncharacterized protein LOC131651243 encodes MGKFWGMSEAKIARGDYDDEHVLLMAYEYDEEPVNSEDESESEVFENESELEYNSEAEDKSESEEDYESGDTSEGSEDELEPESSEDKSESKGDSEEEQEDHEGESDSNGEFDSDPDFESGDDHASGRENSKDVSFGGQASEDDQVSGGNHDSEGGISKGGASEGAAVAVKGFCVEKMLEFC; translated from the exons atgggaaaattttggggtatgtcAGAAGCAAAAATAGCCAGAGGAGATTATGATGATGAACATGTGCTACTAATGGCTTATGAATATGATGAGGAACCTGTGA attctgaagatgagtcagaatctGAGGTTTTTGAAAATGAGTCAGAGTTAGAATATAACTCTGAAGCTGAAGACAAATCAGAATCCGAAGAAGATTATGAGTCTGGGGATACTTCAGAAGGTTCTGAAGATGAATTAGAACCTGAAAGTTCTGAAGACAAGTCAGAGTCTAAAGGTGACtctgaagaagaacaagaagaccATGAAGGCGAGTCTGATTCTAATGGTGAatttgattctgatccagattttgAATCTGGTGATGATCAtgcttctggaagggaaaactctaaaGACGTAAGTtttggaggacaagcttctgaaGATGATCAGGTTTCTGGTGGTAATCATGACTCTGAAGGTGGAATCTCTAAAGGAGGAGCTTCTGAAG